A region of the Atribacteraceae bacterium genome:
ACGTGGCCGAAACCGAAAACGAGGTAATGGTCAAGGCGGAACTGCCCGGCATCGATCCGAAGAACATCGACGTCAACGTATCCGAAGATAATCTGGAAATCAAGGGTGAAGTCAAGGAGGAACGTGAAGAAGGGTCACAGGAGGTCGGATATTGCCGCAAGGAACGTTTCATCGGAACCTTTGAAAGAACCGTGCCCTTGCCGGCCAAGGTCAAGCAGGATGAGGTCCGCGCGCAGTACACCAATGGTGTACTGAAGATTACCATGCCCAAGCTGGAACCCAGCCGTCCGAAAGCCAGGAAAGTGGATATCGAAGTGGGTTGATCTGTACCCGGCGGGTATCTCCCGCCGGGTTTTTTTTGTGGGTGACGTTGTATTTTTTCCGGTTATTTGTTATAGTGTAACCTTGTCGGGGCGTGGCGCAGTCTGGTTAGCGTGCTTGACTCGGGTTCAAGAGGTCGGAGGTTCAAATCCTCTCGCCCCGACCATCCGTTTTTTCAGTAGAAAGAATGCGAGTTACCCAGTGTTTACTCTAAAGGTTAAGCATGATCTATTATCTCAGTAAATACATCGCCCTATTCCTGTTGCATGTTTTATTCCGCCTTAGAACATCCGGGAGGGAAAACTTCCCGAACCACGGTCCGGTGATCATTGTTTCAAACCATTCCAGCTATCTCGATCCTATCGTTATTGGATGTGCTGCTCCGCGCCGGGTCCACTTCGTCGCCAAGGAAGAGCTTTTCCGCTCCAAAGCGGCTGCCTTTTTTCTGAAACAATTAGGGGCATTTCCCCTGAAACGCTCCGAGGGAGACCGCCATGCCGTGAAAACTATTTTCACTCTCCTGAAACAGGGTAGGGTGGTTTGCCTGTTCCCGGAAGGAACGAGAAATGAAGGAAGGATCCTCCCCTTACGGTCCGGAGCGGTCAAGTTACTTCAGAAAAGTGGAGTGTCCATTGTGCTGGCCGGAGTGCGGGGCACTTATGAAAGTTGGCCCCGGGGTCGACGGAATATCCGGCTTCATCCCATTTCCGTCGTCTTCGCGCCTCCCCTTGACTCCGGTACCCTGGAAAGGGATTCATGTGCAATGTTCCTGAAAACCAGAATGGAGGAATTGATCGGTGTCCCCTAAGCCCCGCCGTCTTTTCATTATCGGTTGTTTTATGGTCGGCATTGCCTGCTTTGTCCCGTTTTCCGGATTGGCCCAAGCCCAATGGGAAGTAGAGTTGGTATTTGACGAGGTTGAGGATGACCTCCCCTTTTTGGATTATCCGGTTGCCGTGCTGGTCGACGAGGGGGACGGGTCGGTTTATGTCAGTGATTGGGGGAACAACCGGGTGGTGGTTTTCGACCGGGAAGGGAATACGCAGCAGATCATCGGGGACGTGAATGGACCGGTCGGACTGGCGATGGACTTAGCCGTGAACCGTTTGTACGTTGTCGAAATGCTGATGAACCGGGTAAAAATTCTTGACGCTGATACGTATGCGGTCCTGGGTTACCTGGAAGCCCTGAACCCGCCGCTTTATGAGCCCCGTGGGATAACGATAGATGGGGAGGGATTGATTTACGTTGTGGACACCAACCGGTCGCGGGTGGTGGTTTTCGACCGAGAAGGCCGTCAAATATACACTTTTGGCCGGGAAGGAATGGGAAATGACGAGTTTTTTCTACCCCGTGGCATCGCTATAGACCAGACAGGACGAATCTGGATCGCCGACACGGTCCACCATGCCGTCAAGGTGTTCGACCGGGAGAAGAACTTTCTGTTCCGTTTCGGACAGGGGGGAAGCGGCGAAACTGATTTTGACCGGGTCCGCTACATCACGATCCGGGGAAATTATGTTTTTATTAGTGATTACAATAACCACCGCCTCAAGGTCTACGACTTGGAGGGCAATCTAGTCGAAATCGTCGGGGGCCGGGGTAGCGGGCACGGTCAATTTGTTTCTCCGGAAGGCGTCTGGGCCGACAACCAGGGTAAAGTATGGATCGCCGACGCTGGTAACAGCCGAATTCAGAAGCTAAACTTCAGTTACCTGATCGACCGACGCTCTCATCTCGATGTTCTTCTCAGGGAGGGCCGCATAGATGAACTCCTCACCTTGGCCGGTACCCTTCCGCAAGAAAAGCGTGATGACCCGGCAGTCGGCCGCTTGCTATTTGAAGCGTACCAGCGGAAAGGCAATACCGACCAGATGCTTCATCATGCAGAGATCCTGTGGGTCTCCGATGAGGAGAACCGTGATTACTGGAGGAATATCCTGGGCGGGTTATATTATCAACAGGCTATATCCTCACGGGGATTCCGACCGATGGAGGAGATCAGGGAACTTTTCCAGAAGGCTTACCGACTT
Encoded here:
- a CDS encoding lysophospholipid acyltransferase family protein, with amino-acid sequence MIYYLSKYIALFLLHVLFRLRTSGRENFPNHGPVIIVSNHSSYLDPIVIGCAAPRRVHFVAKEELFRSKAAAFFLKQLGAFPLKRSEGDRHAVKTIFTLLKQGRVVCLFPEGTRNEGRILPLRSGAVKLLQKSGVSIVLAGVRGTYESWPRGRRNIRLHPISVVFAPPLDSGTLERDSCAMFLKTRMEELIGVP
- a CDS encoding NHL repeat-containing protein, whose product is MSPKPRRLFIIGCFMVGIACFVPFSGLAQAQWEVELVFDEVEDDLPFLDYPVAVLVDEGDGSVYVSDWGNNRVVVFDREGNTQQIIGDVNGPVGLAMDLAVNRLYVVEMLMNRVKILDADTYAVLGYLEALNPPLYEPRGITIDGEGLIYVVDTNRSRVVVFDREGRQIYTFGREGMGNDEFFLPRGIAIDQTGRIWIADTVHHAVKVFDREKNFLFRFGQGGSGETDFDRVRYITIRGNYVFISDYNNHRLKVYDLEGNLVEIVGGRGSGHGQFVSPEGVWADNQGKVWIADAGNSRIQKLNFSYLIDRRSHLDVLLREGRIDELLTLAGTLPQEKRDDPAVGRLLFEAYQRKGNTDQMLHHAEILWVSDEENRDYWRNILGGLYYQQAISSRGFRPMEEIRELFQKAYRLGNTRAFFSYLWVSFLLFGGSSVMLIFLGIFLFVLLIIFYRLKTSRFRRW
- a CDS encoding Hsp20/alpha crystallin family protein is translated as MNGSRFPVKRAERGLNPFRTMRGFFGLRSDLDTIFDELLERPFFTQPALVRGFPTIDVAETENEVMVKAELPGIDPKNIDVNVSEDNLEIKGEVKEEREEGSQEVGYCRKERFIGTFERTVPLPAKVKQDEVRAQYTNGVLKITMPKLEPSRPKARKVDIEVG